The following proteins are encoded in a genomic region of Ptychodera flava strain L36383 chromosome 23 unlocalized genomic scaffold, AS_Pfla_20210202 Scaffold_24__1_contigs__length_23054250_pilon, whole genome shotgun sequence:
- the LOC139124738 gene encoding uncharacterized protein isoform X2 encodes MIHFSRRYINLRGGHSQQYSRMCKGQVMWLRGYQYVLILCTISVIIFLLAFDKRLALKNLLNGPAAKETKHIRIGVKKTEDAVAESPIGDSSKLNKSGVYPTEQDLPNKHGAYSTTIHNSETQYLLPTKTKTSGGANSQYNRLKSAIILSMLTNRTLVLNPFFLHGGQVRGYTAEHLRSFQDTFDVEILSELVPVASIEEYKQTCNQSSIQVIGWDIDKTHYEKANQAIYGDILNMNLPPYDEAFIFDAGIEIGKIRSKLNDEPCVAYSLDGFFGAKLGKVEKGEIEKVVSKYLVRSQTIRHVVDSISEEVCDGDRYLAFHWRNKSAEMPCFFHGGKGEKADLCTSSIREIREAAYIAVDAIVDLMARERINCIYVACPLWSMKIIDIFAERMPRQNIFNSLRLPDTGKFKRYLQDYYFMSLIEQEIAYRAEIFISAGHSNWSQFVSEGRAVRERVTYNIHDLADFPESVSRNMVR; translated from the exons AGGAGGCCATTCGCAACAGTACAGTCGAATGTGCAAGGGACAAGTCATGTGGTTAAGAGGTTACCAGTACGTGCTTATATTGTGCACAATATCTGTAATAATTTTCTTACTCGCCTTTGATAAAAGGTTGGCTCTGAAGAATTTGCTGAATGGTCCTGCTGCAAAAGAG ACCAAACACATTCGTATCGGTGTCAAGAAGACTGAAGACGCAGTCGCAGAAAGTCCGATAGGAGACTCATCAAAGCTCAATAAATCGGGAGTTTATCCTACCGAGCAAGATCTACCTAACAAACATGGCGCCTACTCCACAACTATACATAATTCTGAAACCCAATATTTGCTACCTACTAAAACAAAAACTTCCGGAGGAGCAAACTCGCAATATAACAGACTTAAGTCAGCCATcatattatcaatgctgacaaaccGCACTTTGGTCTTGAACCCATTCTTTCTCCATGGAGGTCAAGTTCGAGGATACACAGCTGAGCACCTTAGGTCATTTCAGGACACATTCGACGTTGAAATACTGTCGGAATTGGTGCCCGTAGCGAGTATTGAAGAATATAAACAAACTTGTAACCAGTCCAGCATACAGGTAATAGGATGGGATATTGACAAAACCCATTACGAGAAGGCTAATCAAGCAATTTATGGAGATATTTTAAATATGAACCTACCACCTTATGATGAAGCATTTATCTTTGACGCTGGCATTGAAATAGGCAAAATTAGATCAAAACTAAATGATGAGCCGTGTGTTGCATACAGCTTGGATGGATTTTTTGGCGCCAAGCTAGGAAAAGTGGAAAAAGGAGAAATTGAAAAGGTCGTCAGCAAATATCTGGTACGGTCACAGACGATAAGGCACGTTGTGGATAGCATTTCAGAGGAGGTGTGTGATGGGGACAGATATCTTGCCTTCCACTGGAGAAATAAGTCTGCAGAAATGCC GTGCTTTTTTCATGGTGGAAAAGGTGAGAAGGCCGATCTATGTACATCATCAATTCGGGAAATCCGAGAGGCAGCGTACATTGCAGTTGACGCTATAGTCGACTTAATGGCAAGAGAACGCATTAATTGCATCTATGTGGCATGCCCGCTGTGGTCTATG aAAATTATAGATATATTTGCAGAAAGGATGCCGCGACAAAACATCTTCAACTCACTGCGTTTACCGGACACCGGAAAATTTAAAAGATATCTGCAAGATTATTACTTTATGTCACTTATTGAACAGGAAATCGCTTACA GAGCCGAAATATTCATCTCTGCTGGGCATTCCAACTGGTCACAGTTCGTTTCAGAAGGCAGAGCTGTGAGAGAGAGAGTAACCTATAATATCCATGACCTGGCTGATTTTCCTGAAAGTGTTAGCAGAAATATGGTTCGATGA
- the LOC139124854 gene encoding uncharacterized protein, producing the protein MSFRSYRRVFLWCIGTLIITLAVFNTTSPESMTRINHSVIESIAVPRDKGHSKGDDNGYVPHARGHTLSPESGHVDLARGLQDETTAASFAETTSAVSTPPLESVTTHNFRRRYVLPIKTRMGGGSNSQFEKFKKAVVFSLLTNSTLVMPPFFLHGGHVLGFTSDHIRPFNETFDVDFLAELLPVATVEHFKDICTKHNTIVTGWNVTSINYNHTSRFLYGNIIGIELPSDDALINFDFGCSLDDILLTLRNKRCVALSMDSVLGINIPNEKREQMLTTVSEHLSRSPKIKHAVDHISGTICPEERYLAFHWRNKSTEGPCFFGREHRDDECATAKKVVRELADLAADAVSDLMKREHIKCIYVACPLWSLEIVDVLSERLPRKNIYISEDLYISPNYKPLLDDYYTLSLVEQEIAYRAAIFVAAGYSNWSDFVSEGRKAIGRTNYNIRELAKIPDDVDKMMI; encoded by the exons ATGTCATTCAGGAGTTATCGACGTGTTTTCCTTTGGTGCATCGGCACATTGATAATAACCCTAGCTGTTTTTAACACAACTAGTCCAGAGTCAATGACAAGAATAAACCACTCCGTTATAGAG TCAATAGCCGTACCAAGAGACAAGGGCCACAGTAAGGGTGACGATAATGGATACGTACCACATGCGCGCGGCCACACACTTTCTCCTGAGAGCGGACATGTTGATTTAGCAAGAGGGCTGCAAGACGAGACAACGGCTGCAAGTTTTGCAGAAACAACGTCTGCTGTGTCGACACCACCACTCGAATCTGTCACCACACACAACTTTCGAAGACGATATGTGTTGCCTATTAAAACCAGAATGGGCGGTGGATCCAACTCGCAatttgagaaattcaaaaaagctGTAGTGTTTTCGTTGTTGACGAACAGCACTTTAGTCATGCCGCCATTTTTTCTTCATGGAGGACACGTTCTTGGATTCACATCTGACCATATAAGGCCatttaatgaaacatttgaTGTCGATTTCTTGGCTGAATTATTACCTGTAGcgaccgtcgaacacttcaaaGATATATGTACAAAGCACAACACGATAGTGACAGGGTGGAATGTTACAAGCATAAATTACAATCACACAAGTAGGTTCCTTTATGGAAATATAATCGGTATTGAACTTCCCAGTGATGATGCATTAATTAACTTTGACTTTGGCTGTTCTTTGGATGATATCCTTTTGACATTGAGAAACAAGAGATGCGTTGCCCTCAGCATGGACAGTGTCCTGGGGATCAATATACCTAATGAGAAAAGAGAACAAATGTTGACAACAGTTTCCGAACATCTTTCAAGGTCACCCAAAATAAAACACGCAGTCGACCATATATCAGGTACAATCTGTCCAGAAGAGAGATATCTTGCGTTCCACTGGAGGAACAAGTCTACAGAAGGACC ATGCTTCTTCGGACGTGAACATCGAGATGATGAGTGTGCAACAGCCAAGAAAGTAGTCCGTGAACTTGCAGACCTTGCTGCTGATGCTGTGTCTGATTTGATGAAGAGAGAACATATTAAATGTATCTACGTGGCTTGTCCACTGTGGTCTCTG GAAATAGTTGACGTCTTGTCTGAGCGGTTGCCAAGAAAAAACATCTACATATCAGAGGATCTGTACATTTCTCCGAATTACAAACCGTTACTTGATGATTATTACACCTTATCACTTGTTGAACAAGAAATTGCTTACA GGGCAGCAATCTTTGTGGCCGCTGGATACTCTAACTGGTCAGACTTTGTCAGCGAAGGAAGGAAGGCGATTGGACGAACAAACTACAATATCCGGGAACTTGCGAAAATCCCCGACGATGTTGACAAGATGATGATTTAG
- the LOC139124738 gene encoding uncharacterized protein isoform X1, whose amino-acid sequence MIHFSRRYINLRGGHSQQYSRMCKGQVMWLRGYQYVLILCTISVIIFLLAFDKRLALKNLLNGPAAKETKHIRIGVKKTEDAVAESPIGDSSKLNKSGVYPTEQDLPNKHGAYSTTIHNSETQYLLPTKTKTSGGANSQYNRLKSAIILSMLTNRTLVLNPFFLHGGQVRGYTAEHLRSFQDTFDVEILSELVPVASIEEYKQTCNQSSIQVIGWDIDKTHYEKANQAIYGDILNMNLPPYDEAFIFDAGIEIGKIRSKLNDEPCVAYSLDGFFGAKLGKVEKGEIEKVVSKYLVRSQTIRHVVDSISEEVCDGDRYLAFHWRNKSAEMPCFFHGGKGEKADLCTSSIREIREAAYIAVDAIVDLMARERINCIYVACPLWSMVSKGFATVVKKGRLSIFIYIHVIVMYSSTLFCVRYSCWSHPMVDIFHSIQDISSKCRIKSDIAKIQVTSYHKQGIVTNIKPLLTLVLLSYLTKRDCGF is encoded by the exons AGGAGGCCATTCGCAACAGTACAGTCGAATGTGCAAGGGACAAGTCATGTGGTTAAGAGGTTACCAGTACGTGCTTATATTGTGCACAATATCTGTAATAATTTTCTTACTCGCCTTTGATAAAAGGTTGGCTCTGAAGAATTTGCTGAATGGTCCTGCTGCAAAAGAG ACCAAACACATTCGTATCGGTGTCAAGAAGACTGAAGACGCAGTCGCAGAAAGTCCGATAGGAGACTCATCAAAGCTCAATAAATCGGGAGTTTATCCTACCGAGCAAGATCTACCTAACAAACATGGCGCCTACTCCACAACTATACATAATTCTGAAACCCAATATTTGCTACCTACTAAAACAAAAACTTCCGGAGGAGCAAACTCGCAATATAACAGACTTAAGTCAGCCATcatattatcaatgctgacaaaccGCACTTTGGTCTTGAACCCATTCTTTCTCCATGGAGGTCAAGTTCGAGGATACACAGCTGAGCACCTTAGGTCATTTCAGGACACATTCGACGTTGAAATACTGTCGGAATTGGTGCCCGTAGCGAGTATTGAAGAATATAAACAAACTTGTAACCAGTCCAGCATACAGGTAATAGGATGGGATATTGACAAAACCCATTACGAGAAGGCTAATCAAGCAATTTATGGAGATATTTTAAATATGAACCTACCACCTTATGATGAAGCATTTATCTTTGACGCTGGCATTGAAATAGGCAAAATTAGATCAAAACTAAATGATGAGCCGTGTGTTGCATACAGCTTGGATGGATTTTTTGGCGCCAAGCTAGGAAAAGTGGAAAAAGGAGAAATTGAAAAGGTCGTCAGCAAATATCTGGTACGGTCACAGACGATAAGGCACGTTGTGGATAGCATTTCAGAGGAGGTGTGTGATGGGGACAGATATCTTGCCTTCCACTGGAGAAATAAGTCTGCAGAAATGCC GTGCTTTTTTCATGGTGGAAAAGGTGAGAAGGCCGATCTATGTACATCATCAATTCGGGAAATCCGAGAGGCAGCGTACATTGCAGTTGACGCTATAGTCGACTTAATGGCAAGAGAACGCATTAATTGCATCTATGTGGCATGCCCGCTGTGGTCTATGGTAAGTAAAGGATTTGCTACTGTAGTAAAAAAGGGTCGGCTATCCATATTTATTTACATTCATGTGATTGTAATGTATTCGAGTACTTTATTCTGTGTCCGATATTCATGTTGGTCCCATCCCATGGTAGATATATTTCATTCAATCCAAGATATTTCTTCAAAGTGTCGAATCAAATCAGATATTGCCAAAATACAAGTTACCTCCTATCATAAACAAGGGATTGTCACAAATATTAAACCACTGCTAACTCTCGTTTTATTGTCTTATTTAACAAAACGCGACTGCGGATTTTGA